Proteins co-encoded in one Salvia splendens isolate huo1 chromosome 4, SspV2, whole genome shotgun sequence genomic window:
- the LOC121799017 gene encoding cell division control protein 48 homolog E-like, with protein MSQPESSDSKGTKRDFSTAILERKKAPNRLVVDEAVNDDNSVVSIHPDTMEKLQLFRGDTILIKGKKRKDTVCIALADDTCDEPKIRMNKVVRNNLRVRLGDVVSVHQCADVKYGKRVHILPIDDTVEGVTGNLFDAYLKPYFLEAYRPVRKGDLFLVRGGMRSVEFKIIETDPVEYCVVAPDTEIFCEGEPVKREDENRLDEVGYDDVGGVRKQMAQIRELVELPLRHPQLFKSIGVKPPKGILLYGPPGSGKTLIARAVANETGAFFFVINGPEIMSKLAGESESNLRKAFEEAEKNAPSIIFIDEIDSIAPKREKTNGEVERRIVSQLLTLMDGLKARAHIIVIGATNRPNSIDPALRRFGRFDREIDIGVPDEVGRLEVLRIHTKNMKLAEDVDLERISKDTHGYVGADLAALCTEAALQCIREKMDVIDLEDDTIDAEILNSMAVTNEHFQTALGTSNPSALRETVVEVPNVSWEDIGGLTNVKRELQETVQYPVEHPEKFEKFGMSPSKGVLFYGPPGCGKTLLAKAIANECQANFISVKGPELLTMWFGESEANVREIFDKARQSAPCVLFFDELDSIATQRGSSQGDAGGAADRVLNQLLTEMDGMNAKKTVFIIGATNRPDIIDAALLRPGRLDQLIYIPLPDEESRLQIFKACLRKSPIAKDVDLTVLAKYTQGFSGADITEICQRACKYAIRENIEKDIEKERRSRDNPEAMEEDVDDEVAEIRASHFEESMKYARRSVSDADIRKYQSFAQTLQQSRGFGSEFRFADNTSGSTAADPFAAPTAAADDDDDDLYN; from the exons ATGAGTCAACCGGAATCATCCGATTC TAAGGGTACAAAGAGGGATTTTAGCACTGCGATCTTGGAGAGGAAAAAGGCGCCGAATCGGCTGGTGGTGGATGAGGCTGTCAACGATGATAATTCGGTGGTGTCTATTCACCCTGATACGATGGAAAAGCTCCAGCTTTTCCGCGGTGACACCATCTTGATCAAG GGCAAGAAAAGAAAGGATACAGTGTGCATTGCCCTTGCTGATGATACCTGTGATGAACCAAAGATCCGAATGAACAAGGTTGTCAGAAATAACCTCAGGGTTAGGCTTGGTGATGTGGTCTCCGTGCATCAGTGTGCTGATGTGAAGTATGGGAAGCGTGTCCACATACTTCCCATTGATGACACAGTTGAAGGGGTTACTGGGAATCTCTTTGATGCCTACCTGAAGC CATATTTCTTGGAGGCTTATCGGCCAGTGAGAAAGGGTGACCTGTTCCTTGTCAGGGGTGGAATGAGAAGTGTAGAGTTTAAAATTATCGAGACTGATCCTGTGGAGTACTGTGTTGTTGCTCCTGATACGGAGATCTTTTGTGAGGGAGAGCCTGTTAAAAGGGAGGATGAGAACCGATTGGATGAGGTTGGCTATGATGATGTTGGTGGCGTCCGCAAGCAGATGGCTCAGATTCGTGAGTTGGTAGAGCTGCCACTGAGGCACCCACAGCTTTTCAAATCAATTGGTGTCAAGCCTCCAAAAGGAATATTGCTCTATGGACCTCCAGGATCTGGAAAGACCTTAATTGCCCGAGCTGTGGCCAATGAGACTGGTGCTTTCTTCTTTGTTATCAATGGACCAGAAATTATGTCTAAGTTGGCAGGAGAAAGTGAAAGCAATCTAAGGAAGGCTTTTGAAGAAGCTGAGAAGAATGCACCATCCATCATATTCATTgatgaaattgattcaattgcGCCCAAGAGGGAGAAAACCAATGGAGAGGTTGAGAGGAGAATTGTTTCGCAACTGTTGACATTGATGGATGGTCTGAAAGCCCGTGCTCATATTATTGTCATTGGTGCTACAAACCGTCCCAATAGCATTGACCCTGCCCTTCGGAGGTTTGGTAGGTTTGACAGGGAAATAGACATTGGTGTTCCAGATGAAGTTGGACGTCTCGAGGTTCTCCGTATCCACACAAAGAACATGAAGCTTGCTGAAGAT GTTGATTTAGAAAGGATCTCCAAGGACACACATGGCTATGTTGGTGCTGACTTAGCTGCATTGTGCACTGAGGCCGCCCTTCAATGCATCAGGGAGAAGATGGATGTGATTGATTTGGAAGATGACACCATTGATGCAGAGATACTAAATTCCATGGCTGTTACCAATGAGCACTTCCAGACTGCTCTCGGAACAAGCAATCCATCTGCTTTACGTGAAACA GTTGTTGAAGTGCCTAATGTTAGCTGGGAAGATATTGGAGGCCTTACAAATGTAAAGCGTGAACTCCAAGAG ACTGTTCAATACCCAGTGGAGCATCCTGAGAAGTTTGAAAAGTTTGGCATGTCACCTTCCAAGGGGGTGCTTTTCTACGGCCCTCCTGGATGTGGAAAGACTTTACTGGCCAAGGCTATTGCGAATGAATGTCAGGCAAACTTCATCAGTGTCAAGGGCCCTGAGTTGCTGACTATGTGGTTTGGTGAGAGCGAGGCCAATGTTAGAGAAATTTTTGATAAGGCTCGTCAGTCTGCTccttgtgttttgttttttgatgAATTGGACTCGATTGCAACTCAG AGAGGAAGCAGCCAAGGAGATGCCGGTGGTGCTGCTGACCGGGTATTGAATCAGCTCCTGACTGAAATGGATGGAATGAATGCTAAGAAAACAGTTTTCATTATTGGTGCAACCAACAGGCCTGATATAATCGACGCTGCCCTTCTCCGTCCTGGCCGTCTTGATCAGCTGATTTACATTCCTCTTCCTGACGAGGAATCACGTCTTCAGATTTTCAAGGCATGCTTGAGAAAGTCACCCATTGCTAAAGATGTTGACCTTACAGTCCTTGCTAAATACACTCAAGGTTTCAGCGGCGCTGACATTACGGAAATATGCCAACGTGCTTGCAAATATGCCATCAGAGAGAACATTGAGAAA GACATTGAGAAGGAGAGGAGAAGCAGAGACAACCCCGAAGCCATGGAGGAAGATGTGGACGACGAAGTAGCTGAGATCAGGGCTTCTCACTTTGAGGAATCAATGAAGTATGCTCGGAGGAGTGTTAGCGATGCTGACATTCGCAAGTATCAGTCGTTTGCTCAGACGCTGCAGCAATCAAGAGGATTCGGTTCTGAATTCCGGTTTGCTGACAATACTAGTGGTTCTACTGCAGCCGATCCTTTTGCAGCTCCCACCGCCGCAGCCGATGACGATGACGATGACCTTTATAATTAG